TGATGGACGTCGCCGCGACCTGGACTCCGCAGCTGCAGGACGTCGCTGCGAGCGAAGTCTGGCTCCTCGACCTTGGCCGTGGGCGCCTCGGCGCATCGGTGTTGGCGCAGGTGCTCGGTCAAATGGGCGCGGAGCCAGCGGATCTCGACGACCCTGCCTCGCTGCTCAGTACCTTCGAATTCTTGCGCTGTTTGCGGCGGGAGGGGATTGTCCTCGCCTACCATGATCGTTCGGATGGCGGCCTCTGGGCCAGTGTTTGCGAAATGTCTTTTGCGGGTCGTCGTGGGGTGGAGATTCATATTCCAGATCAGCAAGATAGCAGCGCATTTCTGTTTGCAGAAGAGCCTGGCGTAGTCCTTCAGGTACACAATGAGCATAGCGCTTTGCTGCAGCAACTGGCAAAGGAATGCGATCTTTCTGCACGACTGTATCAGCTTGGGCCGGTGTTGGCGGATTGGCGCGTTCGGGTCCTGCAGTCAGGGACTTGTCTGCTGGAGGAGCCGAGTGCAGATCTGCTGCGCGCCTGGGCGGAAACCAGCTATCGCATGCAATCCCTGCGGGATGAGCCAGATTGTGCTGCCGAGAGTTATGCGCACATCGCTGCTAGCTCTCCCAGCCTCTTCAGCAATTGGCAAGAGAGCAAGCGTGCGGCATTCCCCTCCCCGGAGCTGGTCTCAGCGCGCCCGCAAGTCGCCATCCTGCGTGAGGAAGGCGTGAATGGTCAGGTGGAGATGGCTGCCGCCTTCGCACGTAGCGGTTTCACGGCGGTTGATCTGCATATGAGCGATCTCCTCGCTGGTCGTGACGATATCCGCAATTACCCGGTCTTTGCCGCCTGCGGCGGATTTTCCTATGGCGATGTGCTGGGTGCCGGCGCGGGCTGGGCAAAGTCCATACTCTATCACCCGGAGCTACGCAATCAGTTTGCTGCATACTTTGCCGACTCCACCCGCTTGAGCCTGGGGGTGTGCAACGGCTGCCAAATGTTGGCAGAGCTGCGGGAACTCATCCCTGGCACCGAACACTGGCCCTCCTTTCGCCGCAACCGCTCGGAGCAGTTTGAGGCACGCTTGGCCATGGTCGAGGTGTTCGAGTCGCCCTCCCTCCTCTTTGCGGGGCTATCTGGGTTGCAAGCACCGATTGTGGTCGCCCATGGCGAGGGTCGGGCAGAGTTTTCGCCAGCAACGGATCCGCACCAAGCGCCCGTCATCCTGCGTTATATCGATGCCCAGGGGGAAGCGGCGATGCGCTACCCCGCGAATCCGAATGGCTCTCCCGCTGGCATTACCGGTCTCGCTTCCCAGGACGGTAGGGTAAGCATCCTCATGCCCCACCCGGAGCGGGTAGTGCGCAGTGTGCAAATGAGCTGGCATCCCACCGCTTGGGAGCGTGATACCCCGTGGCTGGAGATATTCCGCAACGCTTACCGCAGCGTTATCTGATTAGAAAAGATTTTTGATGGTGTCGATCAGCTTGCTGCTCTCGCTACTACTGGTGCTTGCCGTAACGGAGGTCGCATTGGCAACCGGCGGATAACCAGTCAGGTAATCATAAACGCCAATTGGGCCAGCAAAACTTTGCGCGGAGCCGGTCACACTGCTTGGCCGTGGAAAGGGTAGGTCGGGCGTCTTGGTGAGCGCCGTTTTCATGTAATGAATCCAGATCGGCAAGGCTTCCCGCGCCCCGGCTGCCCAGCGTCCCATGGTGTGGTTGTCGTCATAGCCTACCCAGACGCTGGTCGTGATCTGCGGACTGAAGCCATTGAACCAGGCGTTATTTTCATTGTTGGTGGTACCGGTTTTGCCAGCAATGTCATGACGGCCCAGGCTCTGTGCCGCTACGCCGGTGCCAATTTTGATGACTTGCTGCATCATTTGCGTCATCAAATAGGCCACTCCCGGTGGAATGCTGGTTGCCGTGGGTGGGGGCGCATAGCCAAGAGGGCAGCCCAGCAAGGAGACCTGCGTGCCATTACTCTTGACGATCTTGCGGATCAGGTAGGGCTTGACCAGGAAGCCGCCGTTGGAGAAAACGGCGTAGCCGCGAGCCATCTGAATGGGTGTGAAGTCTCCCGAGCCCAGGACCATCGAAGGTACAGAGGGAATCTGCTGGGCAGGAAAGCCGAAGCGCTGCACATACTGCACGGCATAAGGAATGCCGATGTCCATCAGAATCCGCACGCTGGGCACGTTATGGGAGTAGGCCAGATTTGACCAGACGGGAATCGGGGTATTGGAAAACTGATTGCTGTAGTTGGTGGGGCTGTAGACTTGCCCAGTGGGCAAGGTAATGGATAGGGGAGTATCGGGAATCAGGGTCTGTGGCGTCATATAGTTGCTCGCCCCCGAGGCAAGTAACGCCGGTGCGTCCATGGCTGCTGCATAGACAAAGGGTTTGAAGCCCGAACCCGGCTGCCGATAAGCAAACACGGCGCGATTGAAGTGGCTGAGCTCATAACTGAAACCGCCACTCATGGCGAGAATGGCGCCGGTTTGACTGTTCAAGCTGACAATTGCCCCTTGCACTTTGGGAATCTGCGTCAACTGCCACCCACCGTTTGGCCCCGCCGAGGACCAGACATTGGCACCCCATTCCTGCCCAGCACCAGCGGTAACGGCACGGACGTAGGGTCGGAGCCAAACCAGATCCCCGGAGTGCAGGACGGTGTCGACGCTACGCGGTGCCGCACCGCCAATGCGTGCACGCGCCCAGGCAACATCGCGTAACGTCAGGGTTACCGTCTGTTTTCCCTCGAGGGACAGCTCCGCACTCTTCGCCGAACTGGAAACTACCACCGCCCAGCGCAGGTTGGCGGGATTGTGGGGGGGCAGTTCACTCGGACGTTTCCCGGCCAGGGCGGACTGTAGGTCCGCACCCTGCAGCCGGGCAATCGGGCCGCGATATCGCTTCGGATCGAGGCTAGTGAGGCCCATGTCATAGTTTTCCAGCCCGATTTCCAAGGCTTGATTCGCCGCATTCTGGTCCTGGGGATCAATGCTGGTATACACCTTCAAACCGGAGCGATAGGTGAAGTCCGTACCAAACTGCTGGCTCAGCCAGTTTGCGATCCAGTCCGTCACATATGGGGCATTGTTGGAGGCCGACTCGTGGTAGCGCGAGAGAATGGGTTCCTGTTTGGCGCGATCCATCTCGGCACGCGTGATGTAGCCGCGCGCAAGCATGCGACGCAACACGTAGTCCCGGCGTTTGGTCGCAAGTTGGGGGTTCACCACAGGATTCAGATAGGAGGGGGCGGGCGGCAGCCCGGCAATCGTTGCCATTTCGCCCAGACTGAGCTGGTCTACCCGTTTGCCAAAATAGGTCTCGGCCGCGGCTTCCACCCCATATGCCCCCTGCCCGAGATAAATCTTGTTGAGGTATAGCTCCAAGATCTGCGCATGGCTGAAGTGTTGCGCGAGCTTGTAGGCGAGCAGGATCTCCGCAACCTTGCGGGTAATGGTTTTCTGCGGCGTGAGATAGAAATTTCGTGCTACCTGTTCAGGGATGGTGCTGGCCCCCTGAACCGGTGCCAGGTGCGTCAGGTCAACAAAAGCGGCGCGGACGATACCCGGTAGACTGACGGGGTAGTACAGAGGATTGCTGCTGTAGAAATGGGAATTTTCCGCAGAAATGAAGGCATCCTGTAACTTTTCCGGGATTTGCTGCAACGGCAGGGCATAGCGCATCTGCGGGCCGACCACCTGCAAGAGAGAACCATTGGCAGCGTAAATCCGCAGCGGTTCGTCGGGATGCCACTCCTTCAGCTCGTGCACGGGTGGAAGGGTGGACCAGATGCGATAGGTAAAGATCGCGGCGCCAATGAAGAGGTTGGCCAAGATCAGTACCACAATAAGAAAAATCCAACGCCCGATATGCCGCTGTTTCCGGGGGGGTTCCTTGCCCTTCCGCGCCGCTTGTCGTGTTGCCATGCACCATCCCTAAGCCTGATCATAGTTCAGGCCCTGACGATTGCGACAGGGCCCTTTGCCTTCTATGATACCACGATGATTTTCTCCAGTCGCTTCGCGCCCAGCCCCACCGGCTACCTTCATTCCGGAAATGCCCGCACTGCGCTCTTCGCTTTTTTCCTGGCACGGCAAAGTGGGGGTCGTTTCATCCTGCGCATGGAAGATACAGACCAGGAACGTTCCCCAGCGGAGCTGGCAGAAGCTGTCCTTGACGACCTGCATTGGCTCGGCCTCGACTGGGATGAAGGGCCGGATTGCGGCGGTCCCCATGGGCCCTATACGCAAATGCAGCGTCTGCCGCTCTATGAGGAGTTTTATGCTCGGCTCGTGGATGCGGGAGCTGCCTACCCCTGCTTTTGCAGCGCCGAAACACTGGCCGCCGAGCGAGCCTCTCAGCGTGCCCAGGGCAAGGCGCCACGCTACTCTGGACACTGTCGTGCGCTCTCCGCAGCGGACGCGCAAGCCCTCTTGGCGGCGGGAGAAGCGGCGAGTTTGCGTTTTGCGGTGCCGCGCTCCGGCACCCTTGCAGTGGCGGATTTGGTTTGGGGGGAGCGGCGCTATGCCCTGGCGGATCTGGGTGATTTCGTCATCCGCCGCAGTGATGGATCGCCATCCTTCTTCTTTGCCAATGCGGTAGATGATGCCTTGATGGGCATCAATCTGGTCATTCGCGGAGAGGACCATCTCAGCAATACGCCCCGCCAGATTCTGATTTTGCAGGCGTTGGATTTTGCCGTACCGCAATACGCGCATCTACCGCTGCTGCAGGGAGAAGATGGACAACCGTTATCGAAAAGAAATGGTGCCGCCAGTTTGCGCGAATTGCGCGCCCAAGGGTACCTGCCGGCGGCATTGCGGAATTATCTTGGACAGCTTGGGCATCACTACCCGGATGCGCACTGGCGCGATGATGCACAGCTGATTGCCGATTTTACTCTGCAGCAGGTTGGCCGTGCCCCAGCACATTTCGACAGCGGGCAGCTCCGCTACTGGCAGGAGCAGGCTTTGCAGCATCTCGATCTGGCGACCTTAACGAGCTGGTTGGCGCCACATCTGGCTGCGTTGGTGCCGGCGGACAAACTGTCCGATTTTGTGACGGCGTTGCGTGGCAATATTCAGTTTCCTGCCGATGCCGTGGCCTGGGCGCACTGTTGTTTCCAGCCATTGGTCCTTGCTGCGGAGCAGCAGCAGGAATTGCGGGCCATGGATGCCCTGTTCTGGGAGCAGGCGCGGCAGTGTTATCGCGAGGTGCCCGAGGACTTTCGTGCCTGGACCCGTGCCTTGGCGGCCCAGAGTGGTCGTAAAGGGCGAGGGCTCTATCACCCTTTGCGGGTGGCACTGACCGGTCGTGCCGAGGGCCCCGAACTAGCGCAGCTGATCCCTTTCATCGCGCCGGAGGAAGTCCTCCGTCGCCTAGCTCCCCTCTCTCCTTGAGAGCGATTGAGAAGCTCTGATGGCATCGAACCTGCCCCCCCTCGTTATCCATGACAGTCTGCAACGGCAGAAGGTCGCTTTCGTTCCCTTGCAGCCCGGTAAGGTGAGTCTCTATGTCTGTGGCATGACGGTATACGATTACTGTCATCTGGGCCATGCTCGGGCGATGGTGACCTTTGATACCTGGGCGCGTATTTTGCGCCATTGGGGTCTACAGACGCACTATGTCCGTAACATTACCGACATCGATGACAAGATCATCCGTCGTGCCGCGGAGCGGGGGGAGGACATTGGCGCCCTTACCGAGCGTTTCATCGTTGCCATGCACGAAGATGAGCAGGCCCTCGGCTGTCTGCCGCCCAATGAGGAGCCACGCGCCACGCAGCATATCGCGGGAATGCAGCGCCTCATTTCTTCTCTGATTGAACACGGACACGCTTATGTCGCCGATAATGGCGACGT
The window above is part of the Acidithiobacillus acidisediminis genome. Proteins encoded here:
- a CDS encoding penicillin-binding protein 1A: MATRQAARKGKEPPRKQRHIGRWIFLIVVLILANLFIGAAIFTYRIWSTLPPVHELKEWHPDEPLRIYAANGSLLQVVGPQMRYALPLQQIPEKLQDAFISAENSHFYSSNPLYYPVSLPGIVRAAFVDLTHLAPVQGASTIPEQVARNFYLTPQKTITRKVAEILLAYKLAQHFSHAQILELYLNKIYLGQGAYGVEAAAETYFGKRVDQLSLGEMATIAGLPPAPSYLNPVVNPQLATKRRDYVLRRMLARGYITRAEMDRAKQEPILSRYHESASNNAPYVTDWIANWLSQQFGTDFTYRSGLKVYTSIDPQDQNAANQALEIGLENYDMGLTSLDPKRYRGPIARLQGADLQSALAGKRPSELPPHNPANLRWAVVVSSSAKSAELSLEGKQTVTLTLRDVAWARARIGGAAPRSVDTVLHSGDLVWLRPYVRAVTAGAGQEWGANVWSSAGPNGGWQLTQIPKVQGAIVSLNSQTGAILAMSGGFSYELSHFNRAVFAYRQPGSGFKPFVYAAAMDAPALLASGASNYMTPQTLIPDTPLSITLPTGQVYSPTNYSNQFSNTPIPVWSNLAYSHNVPSVRILMDIGIPYAVQYVQRFGFPAQQIPSVPSMVLGSGDFTPIQMARGYAVFSNGGFLVKPYLIRKIVKSNGTQVSLLGCPLGYAPPPTATSIPPGVAYLMTQMMQQVIKIGTGVAAQSLGRHDIAGKTGTTNNENNAWFNGFSPQITTSVWVGYDDNHTMGRWAAGAREALPIWIHYMKTALTKTPDLPFPRPSSVTGSAQSFAGPIGVYDYLTGYPPVANATSVTASTSSSESSKLIDTIKNLF
- the gltX gene encoding glutamate--tRNA ligase is translated as MIFSSRFAPSPTGYLHSGNARTALFAFFLARQSGGRFILRMEDTDQERSPAELAEAVLDDLHWLGLDWDEGPDCGGPHGPYTQMQRLPLYEEFYARLVDAGAAYPCFCSAETLAAERASQRAQGKAPRYSGHCRALSAADAQALLAAGEAASLRFAVPRSGTLAVADLVWGERRYALADLGDFVIRRSDGSPSFFFANAVDDALMGINLVIRGEDHLSNTPRQILILQALDFAVPQYAHLPLLQGEDGQPLSKRNGAASLRELRAQGYLPAALRNYLGQLGHHYPDAHWRDDAQLIADFTLQQVGRAPAHFDSGQLRYWQEQALQHLDLATLTSWLAPHLAALVPADKLSDFVTALRGNIQFPADAVAWAHCCFQPLVLAAEQQQELRAMDALFWEQARQCYREVPEDFRAWTRALAAQSGRKGRGLYHPLRVALTGRAEGPELAQLIPFIAPEEVLRRLAPLSP